One Actinomadura viridis genomic region harbors:
- a CDS encoding DUF1761 domain-containing protein has product MTTLTDLADINYAAVTAAAAARLPLAGLWHSPLMFGRPWERHAGLSAEQMRRRPLPALFALAFVTALAGAFVLALLLGRDAGLATGALAGLLTGLGVAAGALLSSMAFEARPPRLIAIDAGFHTTVFTVTGAVLGAW; this is encoded by the coding sequence ATGACCACGCTGACCGACCTCGCGGACATCAACTACGCGGCGGTGACCGCGGCCGCCGCCGCCCGGCTGCCCCTGGCCGGGCTGTGGCACTCCCCGCTCATGTTCGGCAGGCCGTGGGAACGCCACGCCGGCCTCAGCGCCGAGCAGATGCGGCGCCGCCCGCTGCCCGCCCTCTTCGCCCTCGCCTTCGTGACCGCCCTGGCCGGAGCCTTCGTCCTCGCCCTCCTGCTCGGCCGGGACGCGGGCCTGGCCACCGGTGCGCTGGCCGGCCTGCTCACCGGGCTGGGCGTCGCCGCCGGCGCCCTGCTCAGCTCGATGGCCTTCGAGGCCCGCCCGCCCCGGCTGATCGCCATCGACGCCGGCTTCCACACCACGGTTTTCACC